Proteins from a genomic interval of Spea bombifrons isolate aSpeBom1 chromosome 4, aSpeBom1.2.pri, whole genome shotgun sequence:
- the STX10 gene encoding syntaxin-10, with translation MSLEDPFSVVRSEVQKALNTSRGLYQRWCELLQESQVTSVEEFDWTTNELRNSLRSIEWDLEDLEETISIVESNPRKFKISALEVKERRSFVEQTRNSVKEMRDHISSPRAAAFTEKKSREALGISKPASDRFSRLDDQIVSGNSRYLEDQQAQQQLIIEEQDAELELVGGSIRVLKNMSGRIGDELDEQAVMLDDFSHEMDNTKTRMDSVLNRLAKVSHMTSDRRQWCMIIALVVALLIVLILLFTVRT, from the exons ATGTCACTGGAGGATCCCTTCTCGGTGGTCCGGAG TGAGGTACAGAAGGCACTGAACACCAGCCGGGGGCTTTACCAACGCTGGTGTGAGCTGCTTCAGGAGAGTCAGGTGACCAGCGTGGAGGAATTTGATTGGACGACCAACGAGCTTCGGAATTCCCTGAGGAGCATTGAATGGGATCTGGAGGATTTGGAGGAGACCATCAG CATCGTGGAATCGAATCCACGGAAGTTTAAGATCTCGGCCTTGGAGGTGAAGGAGAGGAGAAGTTTTGTGGAACAGACCCGGAACTCCGTCAAG GAGATGAGAGATCATATCTCCAGCCCCAGAGCTGCAGCTTTCACCGAGAAGAAGAGCAGAGAG gctctggGAATCTCCAAGCCCGCGTCTGATCGCTTCTCCCGCCTGGACGACCAAATCGTCTCTGGGAACTCCCGCTATCTGGAGGATCAGCAGGCGCAGCAGCAG CTCATCATAGAGGAGCAGGACGCGGAGCTGGAGTTAGTCGGAGGCAGTATACGGGTCCTGAAAAATATGTCCGGGCGCATCGGAGACGAATTGGACGAGCAGGCGGT GATGCTGGACGACTTCTCCCATGAGATGGACAACACGAAGACCAGAATGGACTCGGTGCTTAACAGACTGGCCAAGGTTTCCCACATGACCAGCG ATCGCCGCCAATGGTGTATGATTATTGCCCTTGTGGTCGCCCTCCTGATTGTACTGATCCTTCTGTTCACGGTCAGAACATGA